The Roseovarius sp. THAF27 genome contains a region encoding:
- a CDS encoding twin-arginine translocation signal domain-containing protein has product MPKSVFSLALSRREFLGRTAGVGQLSVGMSSMVVAWVNVARAKSAQPTQCWPP; this is encoded by the coding sequence ATGCCGAAATCTGTCTTCAGTTTGGCGCTATCGAGGCGGGAATTTCTGGGCCGGACCGCCGGGGTGGGCCAGCTTTCGGTCGGGATGTCCTCGATGGTCGTCGCTTGGGTCAACGTCGCGCGGGCGAAGTCGGCCCAGCCGACCCAGTGCTGGCCGCCGTAG